The Agrobacterium larrymoorei genome includes the window TTCGTGGTCATCATGGTGCTGACGCGCCTGCGCTCCATGCCCGCCAATCTGGTGGATGCGGCGCGCGATCTTGGGGCGGACGCCTTCATCGCGTTCCTGCGCGTGACCATCCCCTACCTTATGCCAGCGCTTGTAGGCGGCATGATTTTTTGCGTGCTGACCAGTATCGACGACTTCGTGCGCACCTTCTTCCTTGGAGGGTACAAGCCTACCTTGCCGATGCTGATATTCGCCAAGGTGCAAGGCGGCATGTCGCCGGAAATCAACGCCATGGCGACCATTGTGCTGATCGCCACCGCCGCCGTCGGCCTTTATGCCGAACATTTCACCCGCCGTTCGAGGAGCTGAGGCCATGCAGCCAGTTGTTCATTTTAAAAACGTCAACAAGTCCTACGGCCCAGCACTTGCGGTGGATGATCTCGATCTTGCCATTGAGCCGGGCCAGTTCGTCACGCTGCTCGGCCCCTCCGGCTGCGGCAAGTCCACCACACTTCGCATGTTGGGCGGCTTCGAAGCCCCATCCTCTGGCGAAATCTATCTCGACGGCAAGGCGATTTCGCACCTGCCGCCGAACAAGCGCAACGTCAATATCGTGTTTCAGGACTATGCCCTGTTCCCGCATTTGACTGTCGCGCGCAACATCGCCTTCGGGCTGGAACTGAAGGGCATGGATTCCGCCTCCATCCACAAACGGGTGATGGAGCTGCTCGGCCTCGTCAAATTGCAGGACTTTGCCGACCGCATGCCGGACCAGCTGTCCGGTGGCCAGCGCCAGCGCGTGGCCCTGATGCGGGCGCTCGCACCCGACCCAAATGTTCTCCTGCTGGACGAGCCGCTGTCTGCGCTGGACGCGAAGCTGCGCCACGAAATGCAGATCGAACTGAAAGCCATCCAGAAGACGACCGGCAAGACCTTCATCTTCGTGACCCATGATCAGGAAGAAGCGCTGACCATGTCGGACGTCGTCGTGGTGATGAACAAGGGCCGCATCGAGCAGATGGGTTCGCCTGGTGATCTCTACGCCAGACCGCGCAGCCGCTTCGTCGCAGACTTCATCGGCCAGAGCAATTTCCTTGAAACGACCGTTAAATCCGTCGAGGGCGATATAGCAACACTTGAATGGCTGGGTCTGCCAATCCACGCCGTGACAAATGGCAGCCGCCATACGCCGGGCAACAAGGCCGTGGTTGCTCTAAGGCCGGAAGCCATTTCCTGCCTTTCGCAAAAGCCAGCAGAACGATTTGCCTTGAAGGGTCGCATCGAAAACCGGGTGTTCAAGGGTGCGCATACCGTTCTCTCGGTCACGCTGGACAACGGAGCGACGCTCGTCGCGCAGATCGATCCTGTTTCACTATCGCATCTCAGTAGTGATGATGTCTGGGTGACATGGCGGGATCAGGACGCAGTCCTGTTGGTGGATTGATCATGGCGTCTCTCTTTCCAAGCGCGACCTCTTTTTCTTTCAGGAGACGACCTGATGACATTTGAACGACAGGAAAAACTCGCCGTCCTCAACGCGCGCGTCCGGCAGGATCTGGAGTATCTCAATTATCCCGCCGCCAACTGGTCGAAGCCGTTGACGACGCTGGATGGTCAGAGCGTGAGCGATGTCGTGATCATCGGCGCAGGCATGTGCGGGCTCGTTGCATGGCACTCGCTGACCCGCGCAGGTATCGCCAATATTCGTGTCGTGGACAAAGCCGAGCAAGGCAAGGAAGGCCCGTGGGTGACCTATGCCCGCATGGAAACGCTGCGGTCTCCCAAAACGCTTCTCGGCCCGGCGCTCGGCATGGCGTCGCTGACTTTCCGCGCCTGGTACACGGCACAGTTCGGTGAACAGTCCTGGAACGATCTCTTCCGCATTCCGCGCCCGATGTGGATGGATTACCTGAACTGGTATCGCGAAGTGATGGAAATCCCTGTCGAAAACGGGATCGACGTGACCCGCGTCAAACCACGGCCCGACG containing:
- a CDS encoding ABC transporter ATP-binding protein, with translation MQPVVHFKNVNKSYGPALAVDDLDLAIEPGQFVTLLGPSGCGKSTTLRMLGGFEAPSSGEIYLDGKAISHLPPNKRNVNIVFQDYALFPHLTVARNIAFGLELKGMDSASIHKRVMELLGLVKLQDFADRMPDQLSGGQRQRVALMRALAPDPNVLLLDEPLSALDAKLRHEMQIELKAIQKTTGKTFIFVTHDQEEALTMSDVVVVMNKGRIEQMGSPGDLYARPRSRFVADFIGQSNFLETTVKSVEGDIATLEWLGLPIHAVTNGSRHTPGNKAVVALRPEAISCLSQKPAERFALKGRIENRVFKGAHTVLSVTLDNGATLVAQIDPVSLSHLSSDDVWVTWRDQDAVLLVD